The Candidatus Nanohalococcus occultus genome contains a region encoding:
- a CDS encoding DNA-directed RNA polymerase subunit A'' gives MTEQIKWKERAEDEIPEKYQGKLDGDLKDRYQQMQYEPGESIGLVAAQSISEPATQLTMETYHAAGAAQVSLTAGLPRLIEIVDARRNPKTPAMNVYLNDEYNNEEGATEIARRLREVKFEDLVRKDTIDIMQLEIVYELNEDLMDDYDVDATDVITRVQESTKKAKVENDGNTFTLTSTEDDYDLRDLKDLKNDVEEARIKGIKGIEQVVIQEDDGEWKLQTAGTSLRKTLKMKEVDSDRTISNDLYEIKSVLGVEALRRQIIRETNQTLEKQGIGIDDRHIMLLADMMTKEGELNGTTRYGIVGNKKSMLARSAFEETKKHLIQGTLREEKDDLEGIVENIIVGQAVPVGTGLIDLEAGFGDQ, from the coding sequence ATGACAGAACAAATAAAATGGAAAGAACGCGCAGAAGATGAAATCCCTGAAAAGTACCAAGGCAAGCTGGACGGCGATCTAAAGGATCGTTACCAGCAGATGCAGTACGAACCCGGAGAGTCAATCGGACTTGTAGCAGCACAGTCCATCTCGGAGCCGGCAACCCAGCTGACCATGGAAACATACCACGCAGCAGGAGCCGCACAGGTTTCACTTACCGCAGGACTTCCACGTCTGATCGAGATCGTCGACGCACGCCGCAACCCGAAGACGCCGGCGATGAACGTCTACCTCAACGACGAATACAACAACGAGGAAGGCGCAACCGAGATCGCACGAAGACTTCGTGAGGTCAAGTTCGAAGACCTGGTGCGGAAGGATACAATCGACATCATGCAGCTAGAGATCGTCTACGAGCTAAATGAAGACTTGATGGACGATTACGATGTTGATGCGACCGATGTAATCACCCGTGTCCAGGAATCGACCAAGAAGGCGAAGGTCGAAAACGATGGGAACACATTCACCTTGACAAGTACTGAAGATGACTACGATCTCAGAGACCTCAAGGATCTGAAAAACGATGTTGAAGAGGCCCGGATCAAGGGAATCAAAGGCATCGAGCAGGTAGTTATCCAGGAAGACGACGGAGAATGGAAGCTACAGACAGCAGGAACCTCGCTACGTAAAACCCTTAAGATGAAGGAAGTTGATTCCGACAGAACGATTTCCAACGACCTGTATGAAATCAAAAGCGTTCTAGGCGTTGAAGCTCTCAGAAGACAGATCATCCGAGAGACAAACCAGACTCTGGAAAAGCAGGGAATTGGAATCGACGACAGACACATCATGCTCCTAGCAGACATGATGACAAAGGAAGGAGAGCTAAACGGTACGACACGTTACGGTATCGTTGGAAACAAGAAGTCAATGCTCGCCCGTTCCGCATTCGAGGAAACGAAGAAGCACCTGATTCAGGGAACTCTTCGTGAGGAAAAGGATGACCTCGAGGGAATTGTCGAGAACATTATTGTCGGACAGGCCGTACCT
- a CDS encoding DNA-directed RNA polymerase subunit A' — translation MSRQIESLDFGILSNRKLQEIAVKEIDVAEVYDADGYPVEDGVMDPALGVIDPGMTCQTCGGRIRECQGHFGIIELSRPVVHVLYTKKVRNLLRFTNINENGQVTCLIKDEEKSLRKSNRMTEDPETGEEVPDVKIDKPYSFRQDGNEIKPDEIRERLERIPEEIAEKIGVEANPEDLILTHVPVPPVTMRPSITLETGERSEDDITHKLVDIIRINKRLQNNIEIEAPDFIIDDLWELLQYHVSTLFYNDLSGVPPARHRSGRSLKSLIERVQGKEGRFRQNLIGKRVNFSARTVISPDPNIGINEVGVPYQVAEKLTIPEKITERNYEQAIEAIESSSDDHPGANYVYQPDGKRRKITEDNTEDLLEAIEPGNGWKVERHIKDGDVVLFNRQPSLHRMSIMAHRVRVLPYRTFRINPNVCAPYNADFDGDEMNLHVPQTEEARAEAEELLKVQEHVKMPKTGGPIVGMLQDFVSGLYLLTRGDVELSREEAFNLLAEAGEHDKSLPEGETITGEQLVSMFIPEDVSLTINEGESNEVVIEDGQLVKGRLDDDALSDYGGEIIQQLKIEYGSETVTEFLNRVSRIGAVYLSRRGFSIGLEDLEVPDEATEEINDLIEDAVANAEAEIEDFNNGEMEQITGKTMEETREIKITKALNEVFGEIGEIISDNVDEDSSAYIMADSGARGSMQNVTTMAGLLGQNSVRDQRIERGYKGRTTSHFKRGELSPKAHGFVSSSILEGLDAQELFFHQMSQRKALMDKSLRTKTSGYMYRRVSNSLQDLKVEYDQTVRNAEGEIIQFRAGEDGIDPQKSDRGKISTNVNL, via the coding sequence ATGAGCAGACAAATTGAAAGTCTAGACTTCGGAATTTTGAGCAACAGGAAACTTCAGGAAATCGCAGTAAAGGAGATCGACGTCGCAGAAGTATACGACGCCGACGGTTACCCGGTAGAAGACGGGGTAATGGATCCTGCGCTGGGAGTTATCGATCCAGGTATGACCTGCCAGACATGCGGAGGACGTATCCGTGAATGCCAGGGACACTTTGGAATCATCGAGCTATCCCGTCCTGTAGTCCACGTACTTTACACCAAAAAGGTACGTAACCTGCTAAGGTTCACCAACATCAACGAGAACGGACAGGTAACCTGTCTGATCAAGGACGAGGAAAAATCGTTGAGAAAGTCCAACAGGATGACCGAAGACCCTGAGACAGGAGAGGAAGTCCCAGACGTCAAGATCGATAAGCCTTACAGCTTCAGACAGGACGGAAACGAGATCAAACCGGACGAGATCCGTGAAAGACTAGAGAGAATCCCTGAAGAGATCGCTGAAAAGATCGGCGTCGAAGCAAACCCGGAAGACCTAATACTAACACACGTACCGGTACCGCCGGTAACAATGCGTCCATCGATCACACTTGAGACAGGAGAAAGATCCGAGGACGATATCACTCACAAGCTCGTAGACATTATCAGAATCAACAAGCGACTGCAGAACAACATTGAGATCGAGGCCCCTGACTTCATTATCGATGATCTATGGGAGCTACTGCAGTACCACGTTTCCACACTGTTCTACAACGACCTTTCCGGAGTACCACCGGCACGACACCGAAGTGGACGTTCCCTGAAGTCTCTTATCGAAAGAGTACAGGGCAAGGAAGGACGTTTCCGACAGAACCTGATCGGGAAACGTGTGAACTTCTCGGCTCGTACAGTAATCAGCCCTGATCCGAACATCGGAATCAACGAGGTAGGAGTACCTTACCAGGTAGCTGAGAAGCTGACGATCCCGGAGAAGATCACGGAAAGAAACTACGAGCAAGCAATCGAAGCGATCGAAAGCAGTTCCGACGACCATCCTGGTGCTAACTACGTTTACCAGCCGGATGGAAAGAGAAGAAAGATTACAGAGGACAACACCGAGGACCTGCTTGAGGCAATCGAGCCAGGTAACGGATGGAAGGTTGAAAGACACATCAAGGACGGAGATGTCGTACTGTTCAACCGTCAGCCATCCCTACACCGTATGTCGATCATGGCACACAGAGTCCGTGTCTTACCGTACAGAACGTTCAGAATCAACCCTAACGTCTGTGCGCCGTACAACGCTGACTTCGACGGTGACGAGATGAACCTGCACGTTCCTCAGACAGAAGAGGCACGTGCCGAAGCAGAAGAACTCCTGAAGGTACAGGAACACGTCAAGATGCCGAAGACCGGAGGACCGATCGTCGGTATGCTTCAGGACTTCGTATCAGGACTGTACCTACTGACAAGAGGAGACGTAGAGCTTTCACGAGAGGAAGCTTTCAACCTTCTAGCGGAAGCAGGAGAACACGACAAGAGCCTTCCTGAAGGAGAGACAATTACAGGCGAACAGCTTGTCTCAATGTTCATCCCGGAAGACGTTTCCCTTACAATCAACGAGGGAGAGTCCAACGAAGTAGTAATTGAGGACGGACAGCTGGTTAAAGGACGGCTTGACGATGATGCTCTATCCGACTACGGTGGAGAGATCATCCAGCAGCTGAAAATCGAGTACGGAAGTGAGACAGTCACAGAGTTCCTCAACAGAGTATCCCGGATAGGAGCAGTTTACCTGTCCCGAAGAGGATTCTCAATCGGACTCGAAGACCTCGAGGTACCTGATGAGGCAACCGAGGAGATCAACGACTTGATCGAAGACGCAGTTGCTAACGCTGAAGCCGAGATCGAGGACTTCAACAACGGAGAGATGGAACAGATCACCGGTAAAACCATGGAGGAAACCAGAGAGATCAAGATCACGAAAGCACTGAACGAGGTCTTCGGAGAGATCGGAGAGATCATCAGCGACAACGTAGATGAAGACTCTTCGGCCTACATCATGGCCGACTCAGGAGCAAGAGGTTCAATGCAAAACGTTACAACCATGGCAGGCCTACTCGGACAGAACTCCGTGCGTGACCAACGGATCGAGAGAGGTTACAAAGGAAGAACTACCAGCCACTTCAAGAGAGGAGAGTTAAGTCCTAAAGCGCACGGATTCGTATCCTCATCAATCCTTGAAGGACTGGACGCACAGGAACTGTTCTTCCACCAGATGTCCCAGCGTAAGGCGCTGATGGACAAGTCGCTGCGTACCAAGACTTCGGGATACATGTATAGACGTGTCTCGAACTCGCTACAGGACCTGAAGGTCGAGTACGATCAGACGGTTCGTAACGCAGAAGGAGAGATCATCCAGTTCAGAGCTGGAGAAGACGGAATCGATCCGCAAAAATCCGACAGAGGAAAGATCTCGACAAACGTCAATCTTTAG
- a CDS encoding DNA-directed RNA polymerase subunit B (DNA-dependent RNA polymerase catalyzes the transcription of DNA into RNA using the four ribonucleoside triphosphates as substrates. The beta subunit is part of the catalytic core which binds with a sigma factor to produce the holoenzyme) produces the protein MTKVFLDGELVDEIEDPSEVKEALIEKRRSGGLRSEIGVYYAEDKDELRISSDAGRVQRPVIIVRDGEPQMTEEQEQKLAEGEVTIEDLVEEGVLEFIDAEEEENAYVAMDEDEVTEEHTHMEIDPAITHGLSASLVVFPQNNRGDRVNFGAKMSGQGIGMYTREFHQRFDTNANVMHYAQQPITETQTYDTMLGEHPIGQNMVVALGTFEGYNIEDSVIMNQGSIDRGLERSTYLRTYKTEAQRFWGGQKDKIEQPDKDVRGYRNEEAYKHLDHDGLVNPETEVNSDDVLVGKTSPPKFLGSGGGEEVKMGLADRRETSLTVRHGEQGKIDKLMVSETGDGDKLIKIKLRENRIPELGDKFATRHGQKGVIGMIVPEENMPFTKQGVTPDMILSTHAIPSRMTVSQLIEIIAGKTGAMRGEKVDGTAFHSEDKDEIREELEELGFEYSGKETMYNGITGEEMEAEIMIGPGYYLKLDHQVGDKIHARGRGPVTLLTKQPTEGRSQEGGLRLGEMEKDVFVGHGASLLLKERFGADATQIHIDEDSGDIGYYDHQQNKVVKPSGEDGEFEEAEVPHAFLLLMNELKSMMMDTDLNLEEEN, from the coding sequence GTGACGAAAGTATTTTTAGACGGCGAACTGGTCGACGAGATCGAGGATCCAAGTGAAGTCAAGGAAGCTTTAATTGAGAAAAGACGGAGCGGAGGTCTTCGAAGCGAGATTGGGGTCTACTACGCAGAGGACAAAGACGAGCTGAGAATCTCTTCGGACGCAGGACGAGTTCAGAGACCTGTAATCATCGTCAGAGACGGAGAGCCTCAGATGACCGAAGAGCAAGAACAGAAGCTTGCCGAAGGAGAGGTCACAATCGAGGACCTAGTTGAAGAAGGAGTCCTAGAGTTCATCGACGCTGAAGAAGAGGAAAACGCTTACGTCGCAATGGATGAAGACGAAGTAACAGAGGAACACACCCACATGGAGATCGATCCGGCGATCACCCACGGACTTTCAGCCTCACTGGTTGTATTCCCTCAGAACAACCGAGGAGACCGTGTTAACTTCGGAGCCAAGATGTCCGGCCAGGGTATCGGAATGTACACCCGTGAGTTCCACCAGAGATTCGATACTAACGCAAACGTAATGCATTACGCACAGCAGCCGATCACAGAAACCCAGACCTACGATACGATGCTTGGAGAGCATCCGATCGGACAGAACATGGTTGTAGCCCTCGGAACTTTCGAAGGATACAACATCGAGGACTCGGTTATCATGAACCAGGGTTCAATCGATCGTGGACTGGAAAGGTCTACCTACCTTCGTACCTACAAGACGGAAGCCCAGCGTTTCTGGGGAGGACAGAAGGATAAGATCGAGCAGCCTGACAAAGACGTCAGAGGATACAGAAACGAGGAAGCTTACAAGCACCTCGATCACGATGGACTTGTCAACCCGGAGACAGAGGTCAACTCGGATGACGTACTTGTCGGGAAGACAAGCCCTCCAAAGTTCCTTGGATCCGGCGGCGGAGAGGAAGTCAAGATGGGACTCGCAGATCGTAGAGAAACATCTTTGACAGTACGCCACGGAGAGCAGGGTAAAATCGATAAACTAATGGTTTCCGAGACAGGAGACGGTGACAAGCTGATCAAGATCAAGCTACGTGAAAACCGTATTCCAGAACTCGGAGACAAGTTCGCAACTCGACACGGACAGAAAGGTGTTATCGGAATGATTGTTCCGGAAGAGAACATGCCTTTCACAAAGCAGGGAGTCACACCTGATATGATTCTATCGACCCACGCTATCCCAAGCCGTATGACAGTCTCACAGCTGATTGAGATAATCGCTGGTAAGACGGGCGCTATGAGAGGAGAGAAGGTCGATGGTACAGCGTTCCACTCCGAGGACAAAGACGAGATCCGAGAGGAGCTAGAAGAGCTTGGATTCGAGTACTCCGGAAAGGAGACAATGTATAACGGCATCACCGGAGAGGAGATGGAAGCAGAGATCATGATCGGACCAGGATACTACCTCAAGCTCGACCACCAGGTCGGGGACAAGATCCACGCAAGAGGACGTGGACCGGTCACACTGCTTACAAAGCAGCCAACCGAGGGGCGTTCACAGGAAGGTGGACTAAGGCTCGGAGAGATGGAAAAGGACGTTTTCGTAGGCCACGGAGCATCACTTCTCTTGAAGGAGAGGTTCGGTGCTGACGCCACACAGATCCACATTGACGAGGACTCTGGAGACATCGGTTACTACGATCACCAGCAGAACAAGGTCGTCAAGCCTAGCGGTGAAGACGGTGAGTTCGAGGAAGCAGAAGTGCCTCACGCATTCTTGCTGCTGATGAACGAGTTAAAGTCCATGATGATGGATACAGACCTCAACTTGGAGGAAGAAAACTAA
- a CDS encoding DNA-directed RNA polymerase subunit B'': protein MQEEFLSQLIEENMVKHQIESYNRFVEDRVQAILNEVGEIEPELPDGEELVIKIVDVEIERPKLNEADGSIRQITPKEARMRDLTYSSEIKVEMTPIFEGVRQESEEVTIGRIPVMVGSELCWTSEMDEEELRHAGEDPKDTGGYFIINGSEKTIIAMEEFANNKPVYQDDDGEQVCRINSENQGYVQRHILRRDDEIVNISFANVKKTPAVALLRGLGLETDKEIVEAIGDDYASDVYLNMYETGASNQEEAYEYIAGKAGVTNDIEERVEKILDEYLLPHLGQEPDVRDEKAEFLATLIRNTIALGKGDIEEDDMDHYANKRMNLAGELLEMQFRSVFLGKWGLLARMKYNFKKSAKRGRLPSLQSTVVADTLTKQIMGAMATGNWVGGRSGICQRLERGNRIKTLAHLRNIVSPLSSERQHFEARDLHPTQWGRVCPIKTPEGMNIGLRTHLAMSADVSTGLSEMEKNSLRAKLEETGIDAR, encoded by the coding sequence ATGCAAGAAGAATTTCTATCTCAGCTGATCGAGGAAAACATGGTAAAACACCAGATCGAATCCTACAACCGCTTTGTCGAAGACAGAGTACAGGCAATACTAAACGAGGTAGGAGAGATCGAACCAGAGCTTCCGGACGGAGAAGAGCTGGTTATCAAGATTGTCGACGTTGAAATCGAACGTCCTAAACTGAACGAGGCTGACGGCAGCATCCGACAGATCACACCGAAGGAAGCACGGATGAGAGACCTGACATACTCATCGGAGATCAAGGTAGAGATGACACCGATCTTCGAGGGAGTCCGACAGGAAAGCGAGGAGGTCACAATCGGCCGAATCCCTGTTATGGTTGGATCAGAGCTTTGCTGGACAAGCGAAATGGATGAAGAAGAGCTAAGACATGCTGGAGAAGATCCTAAGGATACCGGAGGATACTTCATCATCAACGGATCCGAGAAGACAATTATTGCGATGGAGGAGTTCGCGAACAACAAACCTGTCTACCAGGACGATGACGGCGAACAGGTATGTAGAATCAACTCCGAGAACCAGGGATACGTTCAGAGACACATTCTAAGGAGAGACGATGAAATCGTAAACATCAGCTTTGCTAACGTAAAGAAAACTCCGGCGGTCGCTCTTTTGAGAGGTCTCGGACTTGAGACCGACAAGGAGATTGTTGAAGCAATCGGAGACGATTACGCTTCAGATGTTTATCTGAACATGTACGAGACAGGAGCTTCGAACCAGGAAGAGGCTTACGAGTACATCGCAGGTAAGGCAGGAGTTACAAACGATATTGAAGAAAGAGTCGAGAAGATTCTCGATGAGTACCTTCTACCGCATCTCGGTCAGGAACCGGATGTAAGAGATGAGAAGGCAGAGTTCCTGGCAACTTTGATCAGGAACACGATCGCTCTAGGCAAGGGCGATATTGAAGAAGACGACATGGACCACTACGCGAACAAGCGTATGAACCTGGCAGGCGAGCTACTGGAAATGCAGTTCAGAAGTGTTTTCCTCGGGAAATGGGGTCTTCTAGCACGAATGAAGTACAACTTCAAGAAATCAGCTAAAAGAGGACGACTTCCTTCACTCCAGTCAACAGTTGTCGCAGACACTCTCACAAAACAGATCATGGGAGCTATGGCAACAGGTAACTGGGTAGGAGGACGTTCGGGAATCTGTCAGAGACTTGAAAGAGGAAACAGGATCAAGACACTGGCACACCTCAGAAACATTGTCTCCCCGCTTTCAAGCGAGAGACAGCACTTCGAGGCAAGAGACCTTCACCCAACACAGTGGGGACGTGTCTGCCCTATCAAGACACCGGAGGGTATGAACATCGGTCTTAGAACACATCTAGCGATGTCAGCTGATGTTTCAACAGGTCTTTCCGAGATGGAGAAGAACTCGTTGAGAGCCAAGCTTGAGGAGACAGGGATCGACGCAAGGTGA
- a CDS encoding DNA-directed RNA polymerase subunit H produces the protein MAMDVTDHEAVPEHRKLEEDELEEVLARFDAGKSDLPKIERTDAALKQMDVEAGDVIEIVRDSPTAGKATYYRRVIEP, from the coding sequence ATGGCGATGGATGTAACCGACCACGAAGCAGTTCCCGAACATCGAAAACTCGAAGAAGACGAGCTTGAGGAAGTTCTAGCAAGATTTGACGCAGGTAAAAGCGATCTGCCGAAGATTGAGAGAACTGATGCGGCTTTGAAGCAGATGGATGTCGAAGCCGGTGACGTGATCGAAATAGTCCGTGATTCGCCTACCGCTGGAAAAGCAACATACTACAGACGCGTAATTGAGCCTTAA
- the radC gene encoding RadC family protein: MDYTIKDVPRSEQPREKLNDHGAESLTDTELLSIIIRTGTQGKNVKQLSGQILSEYSFQGLLNVSRSELEDFDGVSTVKSGQIKAMAEIANRMRREKRETLESLSDVESELEDLKLLDSEKLRVFFLNSGNEVLGRETFDGGVSSVEISSEDLLRSAVSKNAAAIVIAHNHPSGKSEPTEADRDFTENLKVSGEVLGVELLDHLVVGRKVYSFRRDSDMLNP, from the coding sequence GTGGACTACACAATCAAAGACGTTCCAAGGTCAGAACAGCCCCGGGAGAAGCTTAACGATCACGGCGCCGAGTCTTTAACTGACACCGAGTTGCTCTCTATTATAATTAGGACAGGAACCCAGGGCAAGAACGTAAAACAGCTTTCCGGACAGATTCTCTCCGAATACTCGTTTCAAGGGCTTCTCAACGTTTCCCGCTCGGAGCTTGAGGATTTCGATGGAGTCTCAACGGTAAAATCCGGACAGATCAAGGCGATGGCAGAGATCGCAAACAGGATGCGCCGGGAGAAAAGAGAAACGCTGGAAAGCCTTTCAGACGTTGAATCAGAGCTGGAAGACTTGAAGCTGCTTGACAGCGAGAAACTCAGAGTGTTTTTCCTGAACTCCGGTAACGAGGTTTTAGGCAGAGAGACCTTCGATGGAGGCGTTAGCTCGGTTGAGATAAGCTCAGAAGACTTGTTGAGGTCAGCGGTCTCTAAAAACGCTGCTGCGATCGTAATCGCCCACAACCATCCTTCCGGGAAATCGGAGCCGACCGAAGCGGACAGAGACTTCACCGAGAATTTGAAGGTATCTGGAGAAGTTCTGGGAGTCGAGCTACTGGATCACCTTGTAGTGGGCCGTAAAGTTTACAGTTTCAGACGTGATTCAGATATGCTAAACCCTTAG
- the nucS gene encoding endonuclease NucS encodes MERIVQNPEFEETKQIIEEYASRKYTLQINGLCSVNYRGRAKSKLDRGERIVIKKQDSALLVHGPENYQPKNWQPEVDRWNVQIDEENEELVMESKRTSPEELVEIRFERIDLVTVDQLVDKSELKIRGHEVDIHEAVEEEPEIVEDGLKVVEREKETPAGFIDVFARDTEDKYVVIEVKRNPDYNTVLQLQRYVDEIEEEFSGKIRGILLAPKMTDKILDYLEDRGLEFVEVEMEDVIASYESLNQSQKGLSDFDPSYET; translated from the coding sequence ATGGAAAGAATTGTTCAAAACCCGGAGTTCGAGGAAACCAAACAAATAATCGAAGAGTACGCCTCGAGAAAGTACACCTTACAGATAAACGGCCTATGCTCGGTTAACTACCGAGGAAGAGCTAAATCAAAGCTTGATCGCGGTGAAAGAATTGTCATCAAAAAGCAGGATTCGGCGCTACTGGTTCACGGACCGGAAAACTATCAGCCGAAAAACTGGCAGCCGGAAGTCGATCGCTGGAATGTCCAAATCGATGAGGAAAACGAAGAACTGGTAATGGAGAGTAAAAGAACTTCTCCGGAGGAGCTAGTGGAGATAAGGTTCGAACGCATCGACTTAGTGACTGTCGACCAGTTAGTCGATAAATCCGAGCTGAAGATCCGTGGACACGAAGTAGATATACATGAGGCTGTCGAGGAAGAACCTGAGATTGTCGAAGACGGCTTGAAAGTGGTTGAGAGGGAAAAGGAAACGCCGGCAGGTTTCATAGATGTCTTTGCCAGAGACACTGAGGACAAATATGTTGTGATAGAGGTCAAGAGAAACCCTGATTACAACACGGTCTTGCAGCTCCAGCGGTACGTTGATGAGATCGAAGAGGAGTTCAGCGGGAAGATACGTGGAATTCTCCTGGCTCCGAAGATGACGGACAAGATACTTGACTATCTAGAGGATCGTGGACTTGAGTTCGTCGAGGTCGAGATGGAGGATGTTATTGCGTCTTATGAGTCGCTCAATCAGAGTCAGAAAGGTCTGAGCGATTTCGATCCAAGTTACGAGACCTAA
- a CDS encoding diphthine--ammonia ligase: protein MCGIAGAKNKQAVENTVEHLKHRGSSCKVKEYGEFSLAHVLHSIVGEVEQPLREDGIISANCEIYNWKDLNEKYGWETENDAQTLLKLLEKKGVSALEELDGIYAFAYFKDGELILARDKLGMNPIWYAETGEDFVFASEKQALEKEDFKPRELHPRRILKYNLETGEVCFENREFFEIDVDESKELEEAAEEVKELFVEAVEKRVPDTDLALLFSGGVDSTMVAAALQELDVEFTCYTSGIQHGNVNAPRDMEWAKKVAEEMDLELESYEASLEEVETELPKITDWISSTSVVKSGVALPFHLALRRNSYGVSGAAEDPGSSTCGDEKVVMTGLGSEQLYAGYHRHQGYLNKECLSGLRSLFENDLYRDNVVSFRNGYELRAPFLDHELIEHALTLPEGFKVKDEYRKYVVRLAAEKLGVPEEVAWRGKTAAQYGSNFDKAISRLAKNKGFDHKQGYLNSFRSKENNRLAALTSGGKDSNAALYRAARRNNEISCLVNLSSGNKESYMFDARKTSEEMERQSEITGSPLLVQQTDGEKEKELQDLEKALGKAIEQYDVEGVIAGAIASTYQRDRVEKVAERLGLKVFAPLWQENQENYMRWLVREGFGVQITHVAARGLEENWIGTVIDEENVEELIDLSREYGFNAAGEGGEYETRVKNFPKSITGL from the coding sequence ATGTGTGGCATAGCAGGAGCGAAAAACAAACAGGCTGTAGAAAACACTGTTGAACACTTAAAGCACAGAGGTAGCTCCTGTAAGGTAAAAGAGTACGGAGAGTTCTCACTCGCACACGTACTTCACTCTATAGTCGGAGAAGTCGAACAACCGCTGAGAGAAGACGGCATAATATCAGCTAACTGCGAAATATACAACTGGAAGGATTTAAACGAAAAATACGGCTGGGAAACAGAAAATGATGCTCAAACATTGTTGAAACTACTAGAGAAAAAAGGAGTATCTGCTTTAGAAGAACTTGATGGCATATACGCATTCGCATACTTCAAAGACGGCGAACTGATTCTGGCCAGAGACAAGCTCGGTATGAACCCTATCTGGTACGCTGAAACTGGCGAAGACTTTGTTTTCGCCTCGGAAAAGCAAGCCTTGGAAAAGGAGGATTTCAAGCCCAGAGAGCTTCATCCGCGCAGAATACTGAAATATAACTTGGAAACCGGGGAAGTCTGTTTTGAGAACCGAGAGTTCTTCGAGATCGATGTAGACGAATCCAAGGAACTCGAGGAGGCCGCAGAGGAGGTCAAAGAACTTTTCGTTGAAGCAGTGGAAAAGCGGGTTCCGGATACAGATCTGGCGCTGCTTTTCTCAGGCGGAGTGGATTCGACTATGGTCGCGGCCGCTCTACAGGAACTGGACGTTGAATTTACCTGCTACACTTCAGGAATACAGCACGGTAACGTAAACGCCCCTAGAGACATGGAATGGGCTAAGAAAGTCGCCGAAGAGATGGATCTTGAGTTAGAAAGCTATGAGGCTTCACTGGAGGAGGTAGAAACTGAGCTGCCGAAGATAACAGACTGGATTTCAAGCACTTCGGTGGTGAAAAGCGGCGTCGCACTTCCTTTCCACCTGGCCTTACGACGAAACTCTTACGGAGTTTCTGGAGCCGCAGAAGATCCAGGATCTTCAACGTGCGGAGATGAAAAAGTGGTTATGACTGGTCTTGGCTCCGAACAGCTCTATGCTGGCTACCACCGACACCAGGGATATCTCAACAAAGAGTGTCTCTCCGGACTTCGTTCCTTGTTCGAAAACGATCTTTACAGGGACAACGTCGTGTCTTTCAGGAACGGATACGAGCTTCGCGCACCTTTCCTTGACCACGAGCTTATAGAACACGCATTAACGCTTCCAGAGGGGTTTAAGGTAAAAGACGAGTACAGGAAATACGTTGTTAGGCTGGCAGCTGAAAAACTCGGTGTGCCGGAAGAGGTCGCATGGCGAGGCAAGACTGCGGCCCAGTACGGCAGCAATTTTGACAAGGCAATCTCCCGGCTCGCTAAAAACAAAGGATTCGATCACAAACAGGGATATCTCAACAGCTTTCGTTCGAAGGAAAACAATCGGCTTGCCGCGCTGACCTCCGGTGGAAAGGATTCGAACGCAGCGCTTTACAGGGCAGCCAGACGAAATAATGAGATTAGCTGTCTTGTAAATCTTTCAAGCGGTAACAAGGAAAGCTACATGTTTGACGCCCGTAAAACCTCCGAAGAAATGGAAAGACAGTCGGAGATAACTGGTTCGCCGCTCCTTGTTCAGCAAACCGATGGGGAAAAGGAAAAAGAACTACAGGATCTCGAAAAAGCTCTTGGAAAAGCTATAGAACAGTACGACGTGGAAGGCGTGATCGCAGGTGCGATAGCTTCAACTTACCAGCGTGATCGGGTTGAGAAAGTCGCTGAACGTCTCGGATTAAAGGTATTTGCTCCGCTCTGGCAGGAAAATCAGGAAAACTACATGCGTTGGCTTGTAAGAGAGGGCTTCGGAGTACAGATAACCCATGTCGCGGCCCGCGGACTTGAGGAAAACTGGATTGGAACTGTAATCGATGAAGAAAACGTAGAGGAGCTGATAGATCTATCACGGGAATATGGGTTTAACGCGGCCGGTGAAGGAGGAGAGTATGAAACAAGGGTCAAAAACTTCCCGAAGTCTATAACTGGTCTCTAA